The nucleotide sequence AATAGCTTCTTTTTCTTCAACCTCTTTTTTATGAGTCTTTTTATATTCTTCGTACGCTTTCATATTTTCTGCATATTTTTTTTGTGCATCTGCAAATTTTAGTCCGTAATGATTATATGGAGCTATGGTCCTATTTTTTGTGAATAATCTCTTCTTTTTATATACAGATAAATCACCTTCAGGATAGACATAATCAAACTCGATTTCATCAAATGAACATCCCATTAAAGAAACTCTCAAGGTTATTTCTTGTTCTTCAACTCCCTCAGGAAATGGTGGGGGAGGGTTTTCTTTTATTACTTTTTTTACATATTTGTCGAGCATATCATCATGTGCACCATTGTATCTATGCTCTTTAATTTTTATACTGCCATCTCTATATATGGTTACATAATAAGTTTCGCCCCAATCTATTGAGCCAACCCAATTAAATTTTCTTTCATCAAAGTTTTTGTGGAGCATTTTTCCATATGAAAAAAAATAATCAAACCACAACGGACAATCTTTCTCGTCAAAGTTGACGATATTATCCCACCCCGGCAGCCTTTCTGCGAAAGCTTGCGAAGTCAATAAAATAAAACAAAAAATAGCGATTAAAAATTTTTTCATATCCGCATTATAAATTTTTACTTAAAGCCTGTCAATTAATGCTTTCAAGCAAAGTTCCTTTGTGCTATCCTGTTGTCACGAATAAAAATAAAAAGGTGGTTAAAAACAGATGAATTTAACAAAAATTGAAGATTTGCCTACTACCTATGAGGCAAAGCAAACAGAAGAATCTATATACAAATTTTGGGAAGAAAATGAATGTTTCAAAGCGGACGCAAAATCCCCCAAAACCCCGTTTTCAATAGTTATCCCGCCACCAAACGTGACAGGCGTCTTGCACATGGGTCACGCACTTGATGAAACCTTGCAAGATATTTTAGTTCGTTATCACAGAATGTCAAATTTCGAAACTCTCTGGCTCCCCGGCACCGACCACGCAGGAATTGCAACCCAAAACGTTGTTGAAAAACAACTGCGAAAAGAAGGCAAAAGCCGTTTCGATTTAGGCAGAGAAAAATTCTTAGAAAAAACTTGGGAATGGGCTAATGAACATAAATCCGCAATTCTTGACCAATGCAAAAGATTAGGAGCTTCTTTTGACCGTTCAAGAGAACGTTTTACCTTTGACGAGGGCTGTTCTCAAGCTGTAAAAGAAGTATTTATAAGACTTTATGAAAAAGGCTTGATTTATAAAGGTGCCTACATTGTAAACTGGTGCCCACGTTGCCAAAGTGCAATCTCTGACGTTGAAACAGAATACGAAACAGAACAAGGTCACTTGTGGGAAATCAGTTATCCGCTAAAAGATGAGCAAGGTGCGATAGTCGTTGCGACAACTCGCCCCGAAACCATTTACGGTGATGTAGCGATTGCCGTCAATCCAACCGATTATAAATATAAAGACTTAATCGGAAAAACAGTTTGTATTCCACTAACAGGAAGAGAAATTCCGATTATAGCTGATGAATACGTTGAAAAAGGATTTGGAACAGGTGCTCTAAAAATCACCCCCGCTCACGACCCTAACGATTTTGAAGTCGGAAAAAGACACGGATTTAAACCAATCTGGGTCATTGACGAACAAGGAAAAATGAAAAACTGTGCCGAAGTTCACCCCGATGTTCAAGGCTTAGACAGATACGAAGCAAGAGAAAAAACTATCGGCTTGTTAAAATTGAATAATTCTTTGGTAAGAATTAAAGACCATGAACACAATGTCGGCAAATGCCAAAGATGTAACACAACAATTGAACCACTACTTTCAGAACAATGGTTCGTGAAAATGGAACCACTTGCAAAAGCTGCAATTGAAGCTATTGATAAAGGTGAAATAAAATTCATTCCGGAACGTTGGACAAAAAATTATTTAGGCTGGATGACCAATATCAGAGATTGGTGCATCTCACGTCAACTTTGGTGGGGACATCAAATTCCTGCTTATTACAACAACGAAACAGGAGAAATGATTGTTGCCAAAGAAAATCCTGACCCAACTAAATATACCCAAGATTCTGACGTCTTAGATACTTGGTTTTCATCAGGTTTATGGCCTTTTTCAACTATGGGTTGGCCAAATACAGATGCGGAAGATTTCAAAAAATTCTACCCGACAACAACGCTTGTAACAGGTTTTGACATTATTTTCTTCTGGGTCGCAAGAATGATTACTATGGGCTATGAATTTACAGGAAAAGCCCCATTCTCAACAGTTTATATCCACGGGCTTATCCGTGATGAGCAAGGTCAAAAAATGTCTAAATCAAAAGGCAACACAATTGACCCTGTCGAGATTATTGACAAATACGGTTGCGACGCTTTGCGTTTCACCCTTACATCTTTGTGCACTTATGGCGGCCAAGATATTAAAATCAGTGACGAAAAATTTGAATACGGAAGAAATTTCGCAAACAAAATATGGAATGCTTCAAGATTTGTTTTGATGAACCTTGATGGCGTTGATAACAATCCGATTGACAAAAGCAATCTCACTTTGGCTGATAAATGGATTTTAAATAAATTAAACAACACAGCAAAAGAAATCAACGAAGATATCAAAACCTACAGAATAGGTGAATGTGCCCACGTTCTATATGATTTCTTCTGGAATTCATACTGCGATTGGTATGTTGAAATTGCAAAAGTTCAATTACAAAACGAAAATACAAAATTGAATACACAAAGAGTTTTAATGTATGTTTTAGACCAAACATTAAGACTGCTTCACCCGATTATGCCTCATATTACAGAAGCTATTTGGCAACTTTTGCCACTTGAAAATGAAGCGAAAAGTATTATGCGTTCAGATTTTCCTGTTTATAAAGAGGACTTATCTTTTAATGATGAAAACACTCAAATGGAGCTTGTCATTGAAACCATTAAATCCCTAAGAAACACAAGACAAAGCTTCAATATCCCAGTTTCAACAAAAGTTGATATCGAGGTTGTCGCTAAAGAAAAAGATGAACAAATTTTCAAAAAAGTTGAAGCATACATTCACCGTTTGGCAAAAGTTGAAAATATCTCTTACAAAAAAGAGAAAGAAGTCACCTTAAACCAATCCGC is from Candidatus Gastranaerophilales bacterium and encodes:
- a CDS encoding valine--tRNA ligase, which translates into the protein MNLTKIEDLPTTYEAKQTEESIYKFWEENECFKADAKSPKTPFSIVIPPPNVTGVLHMGHALDETLQDILVRYHRMSNFETLWLPGTDHAGIATQNVVEKQLRKEGKSRFDLGREKFLEKTWEWANEHKSAILDQCKRLGASFDRSRERFTFDEGCSQAVKEVFIRLYEKGLIYKGAYIVNWCPRCQSAISDVETEYETEQGHLWEISYPLKDEQGAIVVATTRPETIYGDVAIAVNPTDYKYKDLIGKTVCIPLTGREIPIIADEYVEKGFGTGALKITPAHDPNDFEVGKRHGFKPIWVIDEQGKMKNCAEVHPDVQGLDRYEAREKTIGLLKLNNSLVRIKDHEHNVGKCQRCNTTIEPLLSEQWFVKMEPLAKAAIEAIDKGEIKFIPERWTKNYLGWMTNIRDWCISRQLWWGHQIPAYYNNETGEMIVAKENPDPTKYTQDSDVLDTWFSSGLWPFSTMGWPNTDAEDFKKFYPTTTLVTGFDIIFFWVARMITMGYEFTGKAPFSTVYIHGLIRDEQGQKMSKSKGNTIDPVEIIDKYGCDALRFTLTSLCTYGGQDIKISDEKFEYGRNFANKIWNASRFVLMNLDGVDNNPIDKSNLTLADKWILNKLNNTAKEINEDIKTYRIGECAHVLYDFFWNSYCDWYVEIAKVQLQNENTKLNTQRVLMYVLDQTLRLLHPIMPHITEAIWQLLPLENEAKSIMRSDFPVYKEDLSFNDENTQMELVIETIKSLRNTRQSFNIPVSTKVDIEVVAKEKDEQIFKKVEAYIHRLAKVENISYKKEKEVTLNQSATAVVGDSKLIIPLAGLIDLNAEIARQDKKLQKLLNEKKSLEGRLKNEKFTSSAPKDVIEKTQARVDEISIQQKAIEDLIDSLKG